In the Campylobacter showae genome, one interval contains:
- the rpe gene encoding ribulose-phosphate 3-epimerase — protein MYVAPSILSADFGNLRAEIEAICEAGADLVHVDVMDGHFVPNLTIGPVVVNAVAKATTKPLDIHLMVQNNTFFADLFLPLKPKFLSFHIEEEKHPLRLIDHIRSHGVGPAIVLNPHTPVSAIEHIVNEVDMVLLMSVNPGFGGQKFIPSVLEKARSLREMIDRKNAKCMIEVDGGVTGLNVAQLDEAGVDIVVAGSYIFSSNSYEHSIRSLKLEF, from the coding sequence ATGTACGTAGCACCGAGTATTTTATCGGCAGATTTTGGAAATTTAAGAGCCGAGATCGAAGCTATCTGCGAAGCCGGGGCCGATCTCGTGCATGTCGACGTGATGGACGGGCATTTCGTGCCGAATTTAACCATCGGCCCCGTCGTAGTAAATGCCGTAGCCAAGGCCACTACAAAGCCGCTAGATATACACCTGATGGTTCAAAATAACACATTTTTTGCCGATCTTTTTTTGCCTCTGAAGCCTAAATTTTTAAGCTTTCACATCGAGGAGGAAAAGCACCCGCTACGTCTAATAGATCACATCCGCAGCCACGGCGTAGGACCCGCGATCGTACTAAACCCTCACACGCCGGTATCGGCGATCGAGCACATCGTAAACGAGGTCGACATGGTGCTGCTAATGAGCGTAAATCCGGGGTTTGGCGGGCAAAAATTTATCCCTTCGGTGCTCGAAAAAGCCCGCAGCTTGCGCGAAATGATCGATCGCAAAAATGCTAAATGCATGATCGAAGTCGACGGCGGCGTGACGGGACTAAACGTCGCGCAGCTCGATGAAGCGGGCGTGGATATCGTAGTGGCTGGCAGCTATATATTTTCGTCAAATTCATACGAGCACTCGATCCGCTCGCTAAAGCTCGAGTTTTGA
- a CDS encoding STAS domain-containing protein, which produces MRLRFKDNVAIFYPLGFLDGDIDKYSIGDASIRKLRQNAPRHILISLKNAVYFNKIGFNLILEIVSRLAKESNADVGFCDYNELKFKALKRMSKDVLNVSFFETSNVALLFWGTFEPEFANRRIIVFNSDADQKRQIALRLSGRGYKPVIAKDIHEFKSTYKDFEYAVHLTDIKSSKKDIKITLKENVVIYGIDGFIDSSFSENFDYKVFLNSLKVGFKFFVFDMSKSSSINIHGVSFLAKLMMECAEYGATIALCGLKKESMSKALVYDLEDCGILLYRSIEDFFNDDATIEGGGATAEDRPKNITKELVDVLPNLLKVIMDTLASLSNLPVTRTATEIANFGCDEEKFCMGSVAFYGDMNAKFILCLEKYAVHRICKILLQEGSGVSMTEAYADLLSVISDRIEAWLKGQKIEANFTLPHVFETIIDEDKKNKGVLVRLDIDGMDAIFFLSK; this is translated from the coding sequence ATGAGACTAAGATTTAAAGATAATGTTGCGATATTTTACCCGCTTGGCTTTCTAGACGGAGATATCGACAAATACAGCATTGGCGATGCAAGTATAAGAAAATTACGCCAAAATGCGCCGCGCCATATCCTAATATCCCTAAAAAACGCCGTTTATTTCAACAAAATAGGCTTTAATCTCATCCTAGAAATCGTCTCCAGGCTTGCAAAGGAAAGCAACGCCGACGTAGGCTTTTGCGACTATAACGAACTTAAATTTAAAGCCCTAAAAAGGATGTCGAAGGACGTTTTAAACGTATCGTTTTTTGAAACTTCAAACGTCGCGCTCCTATTTTGGGGTACTTTTGAGCCGGAATTTGCAAACAGACGCATTATAGTCTTTAACTCGGACGCCGATCAAAAACGCCAGATCGCCTTGAGACTTTCAGGCCGCGGGTATAAGCCCGTGATCGCAAAAGATATCCACGAATTTAAGAGCACTTATAAAGATTTTGAATACGCCGTACATCTAACCGACATAAAATCCAGCAAAAAAGATATCAAAATCACGCTCAAAGAAAATGTCGTGATCTACGGCATAGACGGCTTTATCGACTCCTCTTTCTCGGAAAATTTCGACTATAAAGTTTTTCTAAATTCGCTCAAAGTAGGCTTTAAATTTTTTGTTTTTGATATGAGCAAATCAAGCTCCATCAACATCCACGGCGTCTCGTTTTTAGCCAAGCTTATGATGGAGTGCGCCGAATACGGAGCCACGATAGCTCTGTGCGGATTAAAAAAAGAAAGCATGTCAAAAGCGCTGGTTTATGACTTGGAAGACTGCGGGATTTTGCTTTACCGTTCGATAGAGGACTTTTTTAACGACGACGCGACGATAGAAGGCGGCGGCGCAACAGCCGAGGATAGACCCAAAAATATCACGAAAGAGCTTGTGGACGTCCTGCCCAACTTGCTAAAAGTCATCATGGATACGCTGGCGTCTTTATCAAATTTACCCGTCACCCGTACCGCCACGGAGATAGCAAATTTTGGCTGCGACGAGGAGAAATTTTGCATGGGTTCGGTAGCGTTTTACGGCGATATGAATGCTAAATTTATCCTATGTCTCGAAAAATACGCCGTTCATAGGATCTGCAAAATTTTACTCCAAGAAGGTAGCGGCGTAAGCATGACCGAGGCATATGCAGATCTACTTAGCGTCATCTCCGACCGCATCGAAGCGTGGCTAAAAGGCCAAAAGATAGAGGCAAATTTTACCTTGCCGCACGTTTTTGAAACCATCATAGACGAAGACAAAAAAAACAAAGGCGTCCTAGTGCGACTCGATATAGACGGCATGGACGCGATATTTTTTCTAAGTAAATAA
- the rpmB gene encoding 50S ribosomal protein L28, with protein MSRVCAITGKGPMVGNNVSHAKNRMKRRFLPNLRTIRVTLEDGTTRKIKVAASTLRTMRKQSR; from the coding sequence ATGTCAAGAGTATGCGCAATAACAGGCAAAGGCCCGATGGTAGGCAACAACGTCAGCCACGCCAAAAACAGAATGAAAAGAAGGTTTTTGCCAAACCTAAGAACCATCCGCGTTACGCTAGAGGATGGCACTACGAGAAAGATCAAAGTAGCTGCTTCTACGCTAAGAACGATGAGAAAACAGTCACGCTAA
- a CDS encoding potassium channel family protein, with the protein MFKKILKFLNWSSSAKPQINLNTELYEQLRPFRLPLILVVLMMMIGAMGYVTIDGFSLIDAIYQAGMTFTTVGFTEVAPISPAGRIFTITFILLGFAVFTFSTGLMLEVLKKGALVAIIKERRMLYKIARLKNHFVICYHNQYTMELSHEFRENHIPFIVIDPREDLPEIAEKYKYPYYIVSQPHTQTALLKTHFSSAKGMITLSPNIADNIALIATVRLYEKEIGRKKPYFIMTNSDNQDDTERLKKLGANSVVSPSKLVAQRLSAMSVRPDMENLLEQFLYKQDSPIDIEEILVPDYSWVRFKRLKETNLRNITNADVVGIKDVNNKFIPMPKGDTLIGTGTKLLVIGTGESIRLTKRVIKSRHKPEELKYV; encoded by the coding sequence TTGTTTAAAAAGATTTTAAAATTCCTCAACTGGTCAAGTTCCGCCAAACCTCAAATCAACCTCAATACCGAACTTTACGAACAACTTCGCCCGTTTCGCTTACCGCTCATCTTAGTCGTTTTGATGATGATGATCGGTGCTATGGGCTACGTCACGATCGACGGTTTTAGCCTGATAGACGCGATTTATCAGGCCGGTATGACTTTTACGACCGTCGGATTTACCGAGGTCGCGCCTATTTCTCCGGCCGGCCGAATTTTTACTATCACTTTTATTTTGCTAGGCTTTGCCGTTTTTACGTTTTCTACGGGTTTGATGCTCGAAGTTTTAAAAAAAGGCGCGCTCGTAGCGATCATAAAGGAAAGACGAATGCTATACAAGATCGCAAGACTAAAAAACCACTTTGTCATCTGCTATCACAACCAATACACAATGGAATTAAGCCACGAATTTAGGGAAAATCACATCCCATTTATCGTTATCGATCCGCGCGAGGATCTACCGGAAATCGCGGAAAAATACAAGTATCCATACTATATCGTCTCTCAGCCGCATACGCAAACGGCGCTTTTAAAGACGCATTTTTCAAGCGCAAAAGGCATGATCACGCTAAGTCCAAATATCGCCGACAACATCGCTCTCATCGCTACCGTAAGGCTATATGAAAAAGAGATCGGGCGCAAAAAGCCGTATTTTATAATGACAAACTCCGATAACCAAGACGATACCGAGCGGTTAAAAAAGCTCGGCGCAAACAGCGTCGTAAGTCCGTCAAAACTCGTCGCCCAGCGCCTTAGCGCGATGAGCGTACGTCCGGATATGGAAAATTTGCTCGAGCAGTTTTTGTATAAGCAAGACTCACCGATCGACATCGAGGAGATATTGGTGCCGGATTATTCGTGGGTACGCTTTAAACGCCTAAAAGAAACCAATCTGCGAAACATAACAAACGCCGACGTCGTGGGCATCAAGGACGTAAATAACAAATTTATCCCGATGCCAAAGGGCGATACGCTAATCGGCACTGGCACAAAGCTGCTTGTTATCGGCACCGGCGAGTCTATACGCCTAACTAAGCGCGTCATAAAAAGCAGGCATAAGCCAGAAGAGCTAAAATACGTTTAA
- a CDS encoding YdcH family protein: MFHEDRELITKLKGTNARFTSLFDKHNDLDEKIAEMQKGNVYNDAEVDALKREKLRLKDEIYAFLAEYKKENNL; encoded by the coding sequence ATGTTTCATGAAGACAGAGAGCTTATAACCAAGCTAAAAGGTACGAATGCGAGATTTACGTCGCTTTTTGATAAACACAACGACCTAGACGAAAAGATCGCCGAGATGCAAAAAGGCAACGTCTATAACGATGCCGAAGTGGATGCTCTAAAACGCGAAAAACTCAGACTAAAAGACGAAATTTACGCCTTTTTAGCCGAATATAAAAAAGAAAATAATCTTTGA
- a CDS encoding RNA degradosome polyphosphate kinase: MDETKSVFINRELSWLRFNSRVLAQCEKALPPLEKLKFIAIYMTNLDEFYMIRIAGLKQLFAAGVAASGSDGMSPLEQLREIRKYIKDELALVEKHYKDALKELAQNGLFMKNYDEISPELRAKCDEYFFSNILPVIVPIAVDATHPYPHLNNLSFSLAVKLADADSPEIVKFGMIRISRVLPRFYQAADNVYVPIETIVHRHAEEIFPGYKLLSSAAFRVTRNADIVIEEEEADDFMMILEQGLKLRRKGAFVRMQIQKDADAEIVEFLNSHMKIFYKDIYEYTVPLTLNSLWQIVGNKEFSHLCLPPYAPKTLPPFSTHLSMFDVIDKEDVLVVHPYESFDPVVQFIREASKDPRVISIRMTLYRVDKSSPIIQALIDAANDGKQVTVMVELKARFDEENNLHWAKALEDAGAHVIYGITGFKVHAKVSQVIRQEGGKLKFYMHLSTGNYNGGSAKIYTDVSYFTSRAEFASDTTTFFHILSGFSKNRRLQTLSMSPMQIKERVLEMIKTETAHGEQGRIVAKMNALVDSDIVDALVKASSAGVKIDLIVRGICCVRPEVKGLSENIRVRSLIGKYLEHARIFYFRHAEPQIYIASADWMPRNLERRLELMTPIIDKNLQERLLEFLRLQLSDNELAFELQNSGEYAKVRPKEGDARINSQEVLEEYVSGVYKATKKDTDKGKSEQMVAKLLKES, from the coding sequence ATGGATGAGACAAAGAGCGTTTTTATCAATCGCGAGCTTAGCTGGTTGCGTTTTAACTCGCGCGTTTTAGCCCAGTGCGAAAAGGCGTTGCCGCCGCTTGAAAAGCTAAAATTTATCGCGATTTACATGACGAATTTGGATGAATTTTACATGATCCGCATCGCGGGGCTTAAGCAGCTTTTTGCCGCGGGAGTCGCAGCTAGCGGTAGTGACGGTATGAGTCCGCTCGAGCAGCTAAGAGAGATCAGAAAATACATAAAAGACGAACTCGCGCTCGTGGAAAAACACTATAAAGACGCGCTAAAAGAGCTCGCTCAAAACGGGCTTTTTATGAAAAATTACGACGAAATTTCGCCCGAACTTCGCGCCAAATGCGACGAGTATTTTTTCTCAAACATCCTGCCCGTCATCGTGCCTATCGCGGTTGATGCCACGCATCCGTACCCTCATCTAAACAACCTTAGCTTTAGCCTGGCTGTTAAGCTTGCCGACGCGGATAGTCCTGAGATAGTGAAATTTGGCATGATACGTATCTCGCGCGTTTTACCGAGATTTTATCAAGCGGCCGACAATGTTTACGTGCCGATAGAAACGATCGTGCACCGCCACGCAGAGGAGATTTTCCCGGGTTACAAGCTACTTAGCTCGGCGGCGTTTAGGGTCACGCGAAACGCCGATATCGTGATCGAGGAAGAAGAGGCCGATGATTTCATGATGATCCTCGAACAGGGGCTTAAATTGCGCCGCAAGGGCGCCTTTGTCCGCATGCAGATACAAAAGGACGCCGATGCCGAGATAGTCGAGTTTCTAAACTCGCATATGAAGATTTTTTATAAGGATATCTACGAGTACACCGTCCCGCTCACGCTAAATTCGCTCTGGCAAATCGTGGGAAATAAAGAATTTTCGCACCTTTGCCTACCGCCGTACGCGCCAAAGACATTGCCGCCTTTTAGCACTCATCTCTCGATGTTTGACGTCATCGATAAAGAAGACGTGCTAGTCGTGCATCCCTACGAGAGCTTTGATCCGGTAGTGCAGTTTATCAGGGAGGCGAGTAAGGATCCTCGCGTGATTTCGATCCGCATGACGCTCTACCGCGTCGATAAAAGCTCGCCTATCATCCAGGCTCTCATCGATGCCGCAAACGACGGCAAGCAAGTAACCGTGATGGTCGAGCTAAAGGCGAGGTTCGACGAGGAAAACAACCTACACTGGGCAAAGGCGCTAGAGGACGCCGGCGCGCACGTGATATACGGCATCACGGGCTTTAAGGTGCACGCAAAAGTGAGCCAAGTCATCCGTCAAGAGGGCGGCAAGCTCAAATTTTACATGCATCTATCCACCGGCAACTACAACGGCGGTTCGGCGAAAATTTACACCGACGTGAGCTATTTTACGAGTAGGGCGGAGTTTGCGAGCGATACGACGACGTTTTTTCATATACTTTCGGGTTTTTCTAAAAACCGCCGCCTGCAGACGCTCTCTATGTCGCCGATGCAGATAAAAGAGCGTGTGCTAGAGATGATAAAGACCGAGACCGCGCACGGAGAGCAAGGCAGGATCGTGGCCAAGATGAACGCGCTAGTAGATAGCGATATCGTGGATGCGCTGGTGAAGGCCAGTAGTGCCGGCGTAAAGATCGACCTCATCGTGCGCGGCATCTGCTGCGTGCGCCCGGAAGTGAAGGGCCTAAGCGAAAATATCCGCGTGAGATCGCTCATCGGCAAATACCTTGAGCACGCGAGGATATTTTATTTCAGGCACGCCGAGCCTCAAATTTACATCGCTTCCGCCGACTGGATGCCGCGAAATCTCGAGCGCCGCCTAGAGCTCATGACGCCGATAATCGATAAAAATTTGCAAGAGCGCTTGCTCGAGTTTTTGCGCTTGCAGCTTAGCGATAACGAGCTGGCGTTTGAGTTGCAAAACAGCGGCGAATACGCCAAGGTGAGACCTAAAGAGGGCGACGCGCGCATAAACTCGCAAGAGGTGCTCGAGGAGTACGTGAGCGGGGTATACAAGGCGACGAAAAAGGATACCGATAAGGGTAAGAGCGAGCAGATGGTGGCGAAACTTTTGAAAGAAAGTTAA
- a CDS encoding LysE/ArgO family amino acid transporter, with protein sequence MISFNAFFSGFSLGLSLILAIGAQNAFVLKQGIKKQHVFLVCAICALSDVALIFAGVSGFGYAVERYPIIKTAALWGGFVFLSIYGVRSLYSAFSASHALTAGGEEARSTAKTALLTLAFTWLNPHVYLDTVVLLGSVSTKFSERAGLFGAGAMCASFAFFFLLGYGARFLAPLFQKPAAWKILEFFVGVTMIALGVMLVIGD encoded by the coding sequence ATGATTTCTTTCAACGCCTTTTTCTCGGGGTTTTCGCTCGGATTATCGCTGATCCTTGCCATCGGAGCGCAAAACGCCTTCGTGCTAAAACAAGGCATCAAAAAACAGCATGTTTTTCTCGTTTGCGCTATCTGCGCGCTTAGCGACGTCGCGCTGATTTTTGCGGGAGTATCGGGCTTTGGCTATGCGGTTGAGCGCTACCCTATCATCAAAACGGCCGCGCTTTGGGGCGGATTTGTGTTTTTGAGCATTTACGGGGTTCGTAGTCTTTATAGCGCGTTTAGCGCCTCGCATGCGCTAACGGCAGGCGGCGAGGAGGCGCGCAGTACGGCTAAAACGGCGCTTCTTACGCTAGCTTTTACGTGGCTAAACCCGCACGTATATCTTGATACTGTCGTACTTTTAGGCTCGGTTTCTACGAAATTTAGCGAGCGCGCGGGACTCTTTGGCGCGGGCGCGATGTGCGCGTCGTTTGCGTTTTTCTTTTTGCTCGGATACGGAGCTAGATTTTTAGCGCCGCTGTTTCAAAAGCCGGCCGCATGGAAAATTTTGGAGTTTTTCGTCGGCGTTACTATGATAGCGCTTGGCGTGATGTTAGTGATCGGCGATTGA
- a CDS encoding metallophosphoesterase, with translation MLDDYDDQIYLIGDVHGCYKTLCALIDRLPRGADSKICFVGDLIDRGNGSFEVVQLAMQRGYAAVMGNHEYRLLQHKDAFLRGEIPSDLRWFFLNGGAQTFASYAKADRAQKLAHIEFLSNLPLYLEFDEFKNAQGRRLVVSHSAVGRMWPLRNSDGDSAAEFRRHVLCGRGDFSQNDGVFNVYGHTPIAEPDIAKFSANIDAGCVYKHKFGHLCALEFPSMRVFMQENIEDGG, from the coding sequence ATGTTAGATGATTATGACGACCAAATTTACCTCATCGGTGACGTTCACGGCTGCTATAAAACCCTTTGCGCCTTGATAGATCGCTTGCCGCGCGGCGCCGATTCTAAAATTTGCTTCGTTGGCGATCTGATAGACCGCGGAAATGGTAGCTTTGAGGTCGTGCAGCTAGCGATGCAGCGAGGCTACGCGGCCGTTATGGGCAATCACGAGTACCGCCTTTTGCAACACAAGGACGCATTTTTGCGCGGCGAAATTCCTAGCGATCTGCGCTGGTTTTTCCTAAACGGCGGTGCGCAGACCTTCGCCTCCTATGCCAAAGCCGACCGCGCCCAGAAACTCGCGCACATAGAGTTTTTGTCAAATTTGCCGCTTTATTTGGAGTTTGACGAGTTTAAAAATGCGCAGGGCAGGCGGCTAGTCGTATCGCACTCGGCGGTCGGGCGAATGTGGCCGCTGCGTAACTCGGACGGCGATAGTGCGGCGGAGTTTAGGCGGCACGTGCTTTGCGGCAGGGGCGATTTTAGCCAAAACGATGGCGTCTTTAACGTCTACGGTCATACGCCGATCGCGGAGCCTGATATCGCTAAATTTAGCGCAAATATCGACGCAGGCTGCGTCTATAAGCATAAATTTGGCCATCTTTGTGCGCTGGAGTTTCCGAGCATGCGGGTTTTTATGCAGGAAAATATCGAGGACGGCGGGTGA
- the uvrB gene encoding excinuclease ABC subunit UvrB: protein MKNFEISSKFSPSEDQARAVANIVASVRSGNKYQTLLGVTGSGKTFTMANVIKELNMPTLIMTHNKSLAAQLYSEFKGFFPKNHVEYFISYYDYYQPEAYIPRQDLFIEKDSSVNEELERLRLSATASLLSFDDVVCVASVSANYGLGNPSEYKGMVAYLNVGDKINQRALLQKLVDMGYKRNDVYFDRGDFRVNGDVVDVYPAYFNDEAFRIEFFGDEIETMYSLDVLENKKRHDLKKFILYPTSQFIVGENRLKIAIKQIEEELAERLKEFSEQGKLVEAQRLKQRVEFDLEMMSSTGMCKGIENYARHLTGQKAGETPYSMFDYFELGGKDYLVIVDESHVSLPQFRGMYAGDRSRKEVLVEYGFRLPSALDNRPLKFDEFINKRAKFLFVSATPNEYEINLSSGHVYEQILRPTGLLDPLIEIKDSENQVEILFDEAKKTIERNERVLVTVLTKKMAEELSRYYTELGIKVKYMHSDIDAVERNEIIRGLRGGEFDMLIGINLLREGLDLPEVSLIAIMDADKEGFLRSTTSLIQTMGRAARNVNGRVLMFAKKITKSMQEAMDTTLARRKMQDEYNRAHGITPRSASRNIEESLHVEDGTEILRKGANLEKMPAAERASIIKELRKQMLDAAAQLEFEKAAALRDEIAKIRKL from the coding sequence ATGAAAAATTTTGAAATTTCGTCCAAATTTAGCCCGAGCGAGGATCAGGCCCGCGCAGTCGCCAACATCGTCGCATCCGTAAGATCGGGCAATAAATACCAAACGCTTCTAGGCGTCACGGGCTCGGGCAAGACCTTTACGATGGCAAACGTGATAAAAGAGCTAAATATGCCCACTCTAATCATGACGCACAACAAATCCCTCGCCGCGCAGCTTTATAGCGAATTTAAGGGCTTTTTCCCTAAAAATCACGTGGAGTATTTCATCAGTTACTACGACTACTATCAGCCCGAGGCCTATATCCCGCGTCAAGACCTTTTCATCGAAAAAGACAGCTCCGTAAACGAAGAACTCGAGCGTCTGCGCCTCTCTGCGACGGCGAGCTTGCTTAGCTTTGACGACGTCGTGTGCGTGGCGTCGGTGTCGGCCAACTACGGCTTAGGTAATCCTAGCGAATACAAAGGCATGGTCGCATACCTAAACGTCGGCGATAAAATCAACCAGCGCGCACTACTGCAAAAGCTAGTGGATATGGGATACAAGCGAAACGACGTTTATTTTGACCGAGGCGACTTTCGCGTAAACGGCGACGTGGTGGACGTATATCCCGCGTATTTTAACGACGAGGCGTTTAGGATCGAGTTTTTCGGCGACGAGATCGAGACGATGTATAGCCTGGACGTGCTGGAAAACAAAAAAAGACACGACCTGAAAAAATTTATCCTCTACCCGACCAGCCAGTTTATCGTGGGCGAAAACCGCCTAAAAATCGCCATCAAGCAGATCGAAGAGGAGCTGGCGGAACGACTAAAAGAATTTAGCGAGCAAGGCAAGCTTGTAGAAGCACAGCGCCTAAAACAGCGAGTAGAATTTGACCTAGAAATGATGAGTAGCACCGGCATGTGCAAGGGTATCGAAAACTACGCGCGCCACCTAACGGGACAAAAGGCAGGAGAGACGCCGTACTCTATGTTTGATTACTTCGAGCTAGGCGGCAAGGACTATCTAGTCATCGTGGACGAAAGCCACGTGAGCCTGCCGCAGTTTCGCGGTATGTACGCGGGTGACCGAAGCCGCAAAGAGGTGCTGGTGGAGTACGGATTTCGCCTCCCGTCCGCGCTTGATAATCGTCCGCTTAAATTTGACGAGTTTATAAACAAACGCGCCAAATTTCTTTTCGTCTCGGCAACACCGAACGAATACGAGATAAATTTAAGCAGCGGCCACGTCTACGAGCAAATTTTACGCCCGACGGGACTGCTTGATCCCTTGATCGAGATAAAAGACAGCGAAAATCAGGTGGAAATTTTATTTGACGAGGCGAAAAAAACCATCGAGAGAAACGAGCGCGTGCTAGTCACCGTGCTCACCAAAAAGATGGCCGAGGAGCTCAGCCGCTACTACACCGAGCTTGGCATCAAGGTCAAATACATGCACTCAGATATCGACGCCGTCGAGCGAAACGAGATCATCCGCGGACTGCGCGGGGGCGAGTTTGATATGCTCATCGGCATAAATTTGCTCAGAGAGGGGCTTGACCTGCCCGAGGTTAGCCTCATAGCTATCATGGACGCCGATAAGGAGGGCTTTTTGCGCTCGACGACGAGCCTGATCCAAACGATGGGGCGCGCGGCCAGGAACGTAAACGGCCGAGTGTTGATGTTTGCCAAAAAGATCACCAAATCCATGCAAGAAGCTATGGATACGACGCTGGCTCGCCGCAAGATGCAGGATGAGTACAACCGCGCCCACGGTATCACGCCGCGCTCGGCTAGCCGAAACATCGAGGAGAGCCTGCACGTCGAGGACGGCACGGAGATCTTAAGAAAAGGCGCAAATCTAGAAAAAATGCCTGCCGCCGAGCGAGCGAGTATCATAAAAGAGCTAAGAAAGCAGATGCTGGATGCCGCGGCGCAGCTGGAGTTTGAAAAGGCGGCGGCATTGCGCGACGAGATCGCCAAGATACGCAAGCTTTAA
- a CDS encoding type II secretion system protein yields the protein MRKGFTMIELIFVIVILGILAAIAIPRLAASRDDAEAVKTARAMSVLVSDVSSYYVSQATLGAKLTDMTGVKFVGTPTLTGQIDSAGKKCVAVTVTAGDANNPPVITFSNGDDAAAANTICPRLLTNGAVKNLMDKTYAKTTVPAAGGTPTVTQGKGIAIGGTTTIKF from the coding sequence ATGAGAAAAGGTTTTACAATGATCGAGTTGATCTTCGTGATCGTTATTCTAGGTATCCTAGCTGCTATAGCTATCCCAAGACTAGCTGCTTCTAGAGATGACGCAGAGGCTGTTAAAACTGCAAGAGCGATGAGCGTTTTGGTTAGTGATGTATCATCATATTATGTATCGCAAGCTACTTTAGGTGCAAAATTAACTGACATGACTGGAGTCAAATTTGTTGGAACTCCAACATTAACAGGTCAGATTGATTCTGCCGGTAAGAAATGCGTAGCGGTTACAGTAACAGCAGGCGATGCTAATAATCCCCCTGTAATTACGTTTAGCAATGGTGATGATGCAGCTGCTGCTAACACTATATGCCCAAGACTTCTTACTAACGGCGCAGTTAAGAATCTAATGGATAAAACATATGCAAAAACTACTGTACCAGCTGCCGGCGGTACTCCTACAGTTACACAAGGAAAAGGTATAGCTATCGGTGGTACTACTACGATTAAATTCTAA
- a CDS encoding type II secretion system protein yields MKRAFTMIELVFTIVIIGILAAIAVPRLFVSRDDAVLVRARSDIASIKSAVTNAYNANMLTGNFTYPALEKAGSTTGLLFENVLQNGIKIDNKSGWTKDGNDYIFTLRGSSTRFTYDQASGTFSCPRTDSLCSALTE; encoded by the coding sequence ATGAAGCGAGCATTTACTATGATTGAACTTGTTTTTACTATAGTTATCATAGGTATTTTGGCGGCAATCGCCGTGCCTAGACTGTTCGTTAGCAGGGATGATGCAGTACTGGTTAGGGCTAGATCTGATATAGCATCGATAAAAAGCGCCGTTACAAATGCATATAATGCAAATATGCTAACCGGTAATTTTACCTATCCCGCACTTGAGAAAGCAGGTAGCACTACTGGACTTTTATTTGAAAATGTTTTACAAAACGGTATAAAAATTGATAATAAAAGCGGATGGACCAAGGATGGGAATGACTATATTTTTACACTTCGTGGAAGTTCCACTAGATTTACCTATGATCAGGCAAGCGGCACTTTTTCGTGCCCTAGAACCGATAGCCTTTGTAGCGCCTTAACGGAGTAA